One window of Bacillus alkalicellulosilyticus genomic DNA carries:
- a CDS encoding fasciclin domain-containing protein codes for MKKSKIFVMSLVFMLLMSMTMGALANEGEADIVDTAIAADDFNTLVAAVQAADLVDALKGEGPFTVFAPTDEAFATLLNDLGVTAEELLQSEDLANILLYHVVEGKVMSSDLSDGMEATTLNGETVTISLDPVRVNESNVVAADIEASNGVIHVIDAVLLPQGEEEAEEPAQADIVDTAVSAGMFNTLVAAVQAADLVDALKGEGPFTVFAPTDEAFAALLEELGLTAEELLESDDLASILLYHVVEGKVMSSDLSDGMEATTLNGETVTISLDPVRVNDANVVTADIEASNGVIHVIDAVLLPQGDEAAEPVEEEAPEETTEGSTPGGNEADEEEAATPAIPKTSNESILVYVLLSIISGGTLFYLLGRKKFSRA; via the coding sequence ATGAAAAAATCAAAGATTTTTGTAATGTCACTAGTTTTTATGTTGCTTATGTCAATGACAATGGGTGCACTAGCAAATGAAGGAGAGGCAGATATTGTTGATACTGCGATTGCTGCTGATGACTTCAACACGTTAGTTGCTGCAGTTCAAGCTGCGGATTTAGTTGATGCACTTAAAGGTGAGGGACCGTTTACTGTCTTTGCTCCAACTGATGAAGCTTTTGCTACTTTATTAAACGATTTAGGTGTTACTGCTGAGGAGTTACTTCAAAGTGAAGACTTAGCTAACATTCTTTTATATCATGTTGTTGAAGGAAAAGTTATGTCTTCTGACCTTTCTGACGGCATGGAAGCTACTACGTTAAATGGAGAAACAGTTACTATTTCATTAGACCCTGTTCGTGTAAATGAATCTAATGTAGTTGCAGCTGACATTGAAGCTTCTAACGGTGTCATTCATGTAATTGATGCGGTATTATTGCCACAAGGAGAAGAGGAAGCTGAAGAACCAGCTCAAGCTGATATTGTTGATACAGCCGTATCTGCTGGTATGTTCAATACATTAGTTGCTGCCGTTCAAGCTGCAGATTTAGTAGACGCACTTAAAGGTGAAGGTCCTTTCACTGTGTTCGCTCCAACTGATGAGGCGTTTGCTGCTTTATTAGAAGAGTTAGGGCTAACTGCTGAAGAATTGCTTGAAAGTGACGATTTAGCTAGCATTCTTTTATATCATGTTGTTGAAGGAAAAGTTATGTCTTCTGACCTTTCTGATGGCATGGAAGCTACTACGTTAAATGGAGAAACAGTTACTATCTCATTGGATCCTGTTCGTGTGAATGATGCAAACGTTGTTACAGCAGATATTGAAGCTTCTAACGGTGTCATTCACGTAATTGATGCAGTCTTACTGCCTCAAGGTGACGAAGCTGCAGAACCAGTTGAAGAAGAAGCACCAGAAGAAACAACTGAAGGTTCAACTCCTGGGGGAAATGAAGCTGATGAAGAAGAAGCAGCTACTCCAGCCATTCCAAAAACAAGTAACGAATCTATTCTAGTTTATGTACTTCTTTCTATTATTTCCGGTGGTACACTATTCTATCTTCTAGGA
- a CDS encoding prolipoprotein diacylglyceryl transferase: MTFPFYIEIGPLSLHPHFLFELLAYFIGFRLYLWTRRKEQMPKDKAIWVIIGAILGAAIGSKILYWFEEPMVTIENILNLHYLMEGKTIVGGLLGGLIGVEVAKKVIGWKNSTGDDIVIPLAIGMAIGRVGCFLTGLPDRTHGTPTTWVTGVNFGDGIARHPTQLYEVALLLLFIVFVAILKRNNLILWEGLLFQLFMITYLSFRFVIEFIKPIPTSYGVLNHIQIAAILGLLYYVYLLSRKWKGRMKHAESSVHHV; encoded by the coding sequence ATGACGTTTCCGTTTTATATAGAAATAGGGCCTCTCTCACTTCATCCTCATTTTCTGTTTGAACTGCTTGCGTATTTTATTGGATTTCGCCTGTATTTATGGACAAGAAGAAAAGAGCAGATGCCAAAAGATAAAGCGATTTGGGTGATTATAGGCGCCATTCTTGGAGCAGCAATAGGTTCGAAAATTTTATATTGGTTTGAAGAACCAATGGTAACGATTGAAAATATTTTGAACCTTCATTATTTAATGGAAGGGAAAACGATTGTTGGGGGATTACTTGGTGGTCTAATCGGAGTTGAAGTAGCCAAGAAAGTAATTGGCTGGAAAAACTCAACCGGTGATGACATCGTAATTCCTTTAGCTATAGGAATGGCAATAGGTCGAGTCGGTTGTTTTCTAACAGGTTTACCCGACCGAACTCATGGTACACCGACCACCTGGGTTACTGGTGTGAATTTTGGTGATGGAATCGCACGACATCCTACACAACTGTATGAAGTAGCGTTACTGCTGTTATTTATTGTATTTGTAGCTATTTTAAAACGGAATAACCTTATCCTTTGGGAGGGTCTTTTGTTTCAGCTTTTTATGATAACGTATTTGTCTTTTCGCTTTGTCATTGAATTTATCAAACCAATACCAACATCATATGGAGTATTAAATCATATCCAAATAGCTGCCATACTCGGATTGCTTTATTATGTGTACTTACTATCTCGAAAGTGGAAAGGGAGAATGAAACATGCCGAATCGTCCGTACATCATGTATGA
- a CDS encoding radical SAM protein, producing MPNRPYIMYELTNSICSTCLRKVEAKIIFENENVYMVKHCRHHGREKVLISTDIDYYKKCRQYIKPAEMPYRWNTPIKYGCPYDCGICPDHEQHSCLTLLEVTDKCNLQCPICYAESSPHKETWRSLEDIEEMLDAIVKNEREPDIVQISGGEPTIHPHFFDILDLAKSKPIKHIMVNTNGIKIAQDKQFAKRLASYSPGFEIYLQFDSFEESVLKELRGADLRDIRKKAIENLNEYNISTTLVVTLKKGLNDHEVGSIIQYGLKQRSVRGVTFQPIQAAGRLENYNPATDRLTLSEVRKMVIDQSGVFKDDDIIPVPCHPDCLAMGYAIKMGNAVTPLTGMIDPDVLLSGPENTIVYEQNEEMKKKLFSLFSLNQSPLSSAIQLKDLLCCLPKVSTPMNIGYDNVFRVIIMQFLDAYDFDVRSVKKSCVHIAHPDGRIIPFDTYNLFYRGDLEKKLEIIRNEMVVTNHD from the coding sequence ATGCCGAATCGTCCGTACATCATGTATGAGTTAACGAATAGCATTTGCTCCACCTGTTTACGAAAAGTAGAAGCGAAAATCATTTTTGAAAATGAAAACGTATATATGGTAAAGCACTGTCGGCACCATGGTAGGGAAAAAGTATTGATTTCAACAGACATTGATTACTATAAGAAATGTCGCCAATATATAAAGCCAGCTGAAATGCCATATCGTTGGAATACACCTATAAAATATGGTTGTCCTTATGATTGTGGAATTTGCCCTGACCATGAACAGCACAGTTGTTTAACCTTGCTTGAAGTCACTGATAAATGTAACCTACAATGTCCGATTTGCTATGCGGAATCGTCTCCTCATAAAGAAACATGGCGTTCGCTAGAGGACATTGAAGAAATGCTTGATGCGATTGTGAAAAATGAACGTGAACCAGACATTGTCCAAATTAGTGGAGGAGAGCCCACGATTCATCCACATTTTTTTGATATATTGGATTTGGCAAAGTCCAAACCTATAAAGCATATAATGGTGAATACGAATGGAATTAAAATAGCTCAAGATAAACAGTTTGCGAAAAGACTAGCATCCTACTCTCCAGGTTTCGAAATTTATTTACAGTTTGATAGCTTTGAAGAAAGTGTGCTAAAGGAGTTACGTGGAGCCGATTTGCGTGACATTCGCAAAAAGGCAATCGAGAACTTAAATGAATATAATATATCTACCACACTTGTCGTAACACTGAAAAAGGGATTAAACGACCATGAAGTAGGCTCTATTATTCAGTATGGTTTAAAGCAACGCTCTGTCCGAGGAGTTACGTTTCAACCGATTCAAGCAGCAGGTAGGTTAGAAAACTATAATCCTGCTACTGACCGCCTAACATTAAGTGAAGTAAGAAAAATGGTTATCGACCAAAGTGGAGTTTTTAAAGATGATGACATCATACCTGTACCGTGTCACCCGGATTGTTTAGCAATGGGATACGCCATTAAGATGGGAAATGCAGTAACTCCATTAACAGGGATGATTGACCCAGATGTGTTATTGTCAGGACCAGAAAATACAATCGTCTATGAACAAAATGAGGAAATGAAGAAGAAGTTATTTTCACTGTTTAGTTTAAATCAGTCGCCACTCTCATCTGCTATTCAATTAAAAGATCTTCTCTGCTGTCTTCCGAAAGTGTCGACACCGATGAATATTGGCTATGATAACGTTTTTAGAGTTATTATTATGCAATTTCTAGATGCGTACGACTTTGATGTTCGCTCTGTTAAGAAGTCATGTGTCCATATCGCACATCCGGATGGTCGAATAATTCCTTTTGACACGTACAACCTTTTTTACCGAGGAGATCTAGAGAAAAAACTTGAAATCATTCGCAATGAAATGGTGGTGACAAACCATGACTGA
- a CDS encoding DedA family protein, with product MDVDFLLVAVKDYGYVALFLWVWLGMFIAPVPNEVLVSSFGFISGTLLHPPLAFIMTYSGIVASLTTSFFIGRFIGYPVLQWLQRKGTRKYITIATSLIDKYQTYSLSFSYFIPGVRNIVPFLYGMRKLSFLKFALLAYSSAFVWCSLFFFSGMYFGQFSQGYPWESLVLMIGASLIILYCGLFLVKKFVTNKLEQQKERHHH from the coding sequence ATGGATGTTGATTTCCTGCTCGTTGCAGTGAAAGACTACGGCTACGTCGCATTGTTTTTATGGGTTTGGCTCGGAATGTTCATAGCCCCTGTACCAAATGAAGTACTCGTATCCTCATTTGGTTTTATTTCAGGAACGTTGTTACATCCACCGCTTGCTTTTATAATGACATACTCTGGAATCGTTGCTAGCTTAACAACAAGTTTTTTTATAGGTCGTTTTATCGGATACCCCGTTTTACAATGGTTACAGCGTAAAGGGACAAGAAAATACATTACGATTGCTACATCTCTTATTGATAAGTACCAAACGTATTCCTTATCCTTCAGCTATTTTATACCAGGTGTTCGAAACATCGTACCATTCTTATATGGAATGAGAAAACTTTCCTTTCTTAAGTTTGCTTTATTGGCTTATAGCAGTGCCTTTGTTTGGTGCTCATTGTTCTTTTTCTCAGGAATGTATTTTGGGCAATTTAGTCAAGGCTACCCGTGGGAAAGTTTAGTGTTAATGATCGGAGCATCTCTTATCATCTTGTATTGCGGTTTGTTTTTAGTAAAAAAATTCGTTACCAATAAATTAGAACAACAAAAAGAAAGGCATCACCATTAA
- a CDS encoding penicillin acylase family protein yields MKEVLDTKAGKRKTRTLTRILISILLVLLVVITSAALWGYIQLKKPVPMTSGEVEIRGLSQPVTVWRDEQGVPTIEAANNTDLYLAQGYVTAQERLFQMDLSRRQASGRLSEVVGEAALERDKFFRTFGLRRAAEASIPIYSEEAIEALEAYAAGVNTFIREAKANGTLPIEFRFMGYEPEPWTSVDSLTIGKFMAFDLSGNWQGQAFRYYLAQNFSDEEVVELLPSYPEDAPTVLQALREHDLDIEKSFSHAVIPDPFNGSNNWVISGERTTSGYPLLADDPHLSLATPSIWYQTHLKSPNVHVNGVIFAGIPGVILGNNEHIAWGVTNVGPDVQQLYIEKRNPVNPYQFEYMGEWEQAKVINEVIKIKDGDPVKHEVIITRHGPIFSEYAHDEQPDTALSLRWTAHDPSAELEAVLRFNRATNWDEFKEALTYFHTPAQNFVFAAKDGTIAYRANGLIPIRKNGDALMPVPGWTDEYEWDGYIPWEELPTSVNPESGFIATANNKIVEDDYPYHITHTWAQPFRMQRIVEVLEQTEALTVEDMKELQFDQLNLQGKELTPYLLEQVRHRADLRDIDKEAIALLENWNYIDDKDEGAPLVFHLWIGAFSDLLFEDRISEDMMKLFEGRAGIVDEMIRREARGEKGIWVAEKGGFSEVSLVSLQRAVDRITEEQGNNASKWAWGEFHAIPFDHPLSAIKPLHLLFNSAPTPVGGSNVTVMAAGWNAETGEVDHGAGWRGIFDVKDLTTTYHVVGPGQSGHVMSPWYDDQIEAWTTGEYHESSMNPKVYQNTKHELRLVPEM; encoded by the coding sequence GTGAAAGAAGTACTAGATACGAAGGCAGGGAAGAGGAAAACACGCACGTTAACAAGGATTTTGATAAGTATCTTACTCGTACTTCTTGTAGTCATTACTTCGGCAGCTTTGTGGGGGTATATTCAGCTGAAGAAACCAGTTCCTATGACAAGTGGAGAAGTTGAAATTAGAGGATTATCTCAACCTGTAACGGTGTGGAGGGATGAGCAAGGTGTACCAACCATTGAAGCAGCAAATAACACGGACTTATACCTTGCTCAAGGATATGTGACAGCACAAGAGCGCTTGTTTCAAATGGATTTGAGTCGACGTCAAGCGTCGGGACGGTTGAGTGAAGTTGTTGGCGAAGCAGCGCTAGAACGTGATAAATTCTTTCGTACTTTTGGACTTCGTCGAGCAGCTGAGGCTTCAATTCCAATTTATTCAGAAGAAGCAATCGAAGCGTTAGAAGCATATGCTGCTGGAGTGAACACGTTTATTAGAGAAGCAAAAGCGAACGGGACATTACCAATAGAATTTCGATTTATGGGCTATGAACCAGAACCGTGGACAAGTGTCGATTCTCTCACAATAGGAAAGTTCATGGCGTTTGATTTGAGTGGCAATTGGCAAGGTCAAGCGTTTAGATATTATCTAGCGCAGAACTTTTCTGATGAGGAAGTAGTAGAACTGTTACCTTCCTATCCAGAAGATGCTCCGACAGTTCTCCAAGCCCTGAGGGAGCATGACCTCGATATTGAAAAAAGTTTTAGTCATGCAGTGATTCCGGATCCCTTCAATGGAAGTAACAACTGGGTTATTTCAGGTGAGAGGACGACTTCAGGCTATCCATTACTAGCAGATGACCCTCACTTAAGTTTAGCGACACCGTCGATTTGGTACCAGACTCATTTGAAATCACCAAACGTTCATGTAAATGGAGTGATTTTTGCTGGGATTCCAGGTGTGATTTTAGGTAATAACGAGCATATTGCATGGGGAGTAACGAATGTTGGACCAGATGTACAACAGTTATATATAGAAAAAAGAAATCCTGTTAATCCATATCAATTTGAATATATGGGAGAGTGGGAGCAAGCAAAAGTTATCAATGAGGTCATAAAAATAAAAGATGGCGATCCTGTAAAACATGAGGTGATTATTACTAGACATGGGCCAATTTTTTCTGAATATGCACACGATGAACAGCCAGATACTGCATTATCGTTACGGTGGACAGCTCATGACCCATCAGCAGAGTTAGAGGCGGTCCTTCGTTTTAACCGAGCGACCAATTGGGATGAATTTAAAGAAGCCTTAACTTATTTTCATACACCTGCTCAAAATTTTGTTTTTGCTGCAAAAGACGGTACAATTGCTTATCGCGCCAACGGATTGATACCAATTCGTAAAAATGGTGACGCGCTTATGCCTGTTCCTGGTTGGACTGATGAATATGAATGGGACGGTTATATCCCTTGGGAAGAGCTTCCGACGAGCGTAAATCCAGAGTCAGGATTTATAGCGACGGCGAATAATAAAATAGTTGAAGATGATTATCCATACCATATAACTCATACGTGGGCACAACCGTTTAGAATGCAACGAATAGTAGAAGTTTTAGAACAGACGGAAGCATTAACAGTTGAAGATATGAAAGAGTTACAATTTGACCAGCTTAATCTTCAAGGGAAAGAGTTAACACCATATTTACTAGAACAAGTCCGTCATCGAGCTGATTTACGAGACATTGATAAAGAAGCAATAGCCTTACTAGAGAACTGGAATTATATTGATGATAAGGATGAGGGAGCCCCATTGGTGTTTCATCTCTGGATAGGAGCTTTTTCAGACCTACTATTCGAAGATAGAATCTCAGAAGATATGATGAAATTATTTGAAGGTAGAGCAGGAATTGTCGATGAGATGATACGCCGGGAAGCTCGTGGCGAAAAGGGCATTTGGGTAGCAGAAAAAGGTGGATTTTCTGAAGTGTCTTTGGTCTCCTTACAACGTGCAGTCGACCGTATTACTGAAGAACAAGGGAACAATGCCTCCAAGTGGGCTTGGGGGGAATTCCATGCAATTCCGTTTGACCACCCGCTTTCAGCCATTAAGCCGTTACATCTCTTGTTCAACTCTGCACCGACTCCAGTTGGTGGAAGTAATGTCACTGTTATGGCGGCTGGTTGGAATGCTGAAACAGGAGAAGTGGACCACGGGGCTGGGTGGAGAGGAATATTTGATGTAAAAGACTTAACAACAACCTATCATGTAGTAGGACCTGGTCAATCTGGTCATGTGATGAGCCCGTGGTATGATGATCAAATAGAAGCTTGGACAACAGGAGAATACCATGAATCTTCGATGAATCCCAAAGTGTACCAAAATACAAAACATGAGCTTCGGTTAGTCCCTGAAATGTAA
- a CDS encoding MATE family efflux transporter — protein sequence MRQTFSIKEKIKLLLVVLVPILVTQVGMFGMNFIDTVMSGQAGPDDLAGVAIGSSIWLPIFTGLSGILIALTPMISHYIGAEENHKVGFTVIQGLYLAMIISIIIIIAGLFLLEPFLSLMSLTDEVHHIAKHYLVGFSLGILPLFIHAVFRGFIDSLGQTRITMIVTLLALPVNVVFNYILIFGKLGFPALGGIGAGYASAITYVFILAVTLYFVIKVHPFSDYQLLRTFYKVSLSKWKEILLLGLPIGLTIFFETSIFAAVTLLMSQFNTATIAAHQAAINFASLLYMVPMSIAFSLTIVVGYEVGAKRLKDAKQYSYLGVSTAILFSVVAAIILFYTRESVSLLYTNDVKVAMLIQSFLIYAIFFQLSDALVTPIQGVLRGHKDVNIPFVMALISFWVIGLPTGFVLANYTTYGPYGYWIGLIAGLGAGAIALSWRWMHVQRKKEQEVQRKVGGNNE from the coding sequence TTGAGACAAACCTTTTCGATAAAAGAGAAAATTAAGCTTCTTCTTGTCGTGCTTGTTCCGATATTAGTGACGCAAGTTGGAATGTTTGGAATGAACTTCATTGATACTGTGATGTCAGGGCAAGCAGGACCTGACGATTTAGCCGGAGTTGCGATTGGTTCGAGTATATGGCTACCGATTTTTACCGGGTTATCTGGTATTTTAATTGCGCTTACTCCGATGATCTCCCATTATATTGGTGCAGAAGAAAATCATAAAGTCGGGTTTACGGTGATTCAAGGACTTTATTTAGCAATGATCATTTCAATTATTATAATCATAGCGGGACTGTTTCTACTTGAACCGTTTTTATCACTTATGAGTTTAACGGATGAGGTTCATCATATTGCTAAGCATTATTTAGTAGGATTCTCACTTGGGATTCTCCCTTTGTTTATTCATGCAGTCTTTCGGGGCTTTATTGATTCGTTAGGACAAACACGGATTACGATGATTGTTACATTACTTGCGTTACCCGTAAATGTTGTTTTTAATTATATATTAATATTTGGCAAACTTGGTTTCCCTGCATTAGGTGGTATTGGGGCAGGTTATGCATCAGCGATTACGTATGTGTTTATTTTAGCTGTTACTTTATACTTTGTCATAAAGGTTCATCCGTTTTCAGATTATCAATTATTACGAACGTTTTATAAAGTATCGTTGTCAAAATGGAAAGAAATTTTACTGCTTGGACTTCCAATAGGACTAACTATATTTTTTGAGACAAGTATATTTGCAGCAGTGACGTTACTAATGAGTCAATTTAATACAGCAACAATTGCAGCGCATCAAGCTGCGATTAACTTTGCTTCGCTATTATATATGGTACCGATGAGCATTGCATTTTCACTGACCATTGTTGTGGGCTATGAAGTTGGAGCCAAAAGGCTTAAAGATGCCAAACAATATAGTTATTTGGGAGTTAGTACGGCCATTTTGTTTTCCGTTGTTGCTGCCATTATTTTGTTTTACACGAGAGAAAGTGTGTCTTTGTTATATACCAACGATGTAAAGGTAGCGATGCTGATTCAAAGCTTTTTAATCTATGCGATATTTTTCCAGTTGTCTGATGCCCTTGTTACACCTATTCAAGGGGTATTGCGTGGACATAAGGATGTCAATATTCCTTTTGTGATGGCACTTATTTCATTTTGGGTGATTGGATTGCCGACAGGATTCGTGCTTGCTAACTATACGACATATGGCCCTTACGGCTATTGGATTGGCTTAATTGCTGGACTAGGTGCAGGTGCCATTGCGCTTTCATGGAGATGGATGCATGTCCAACGAAAAAAAGAACAAGAGGTACAACGTAAAGTAGGAGGAAACAATGAGTAA
- the rnhA gene encoding ribonuclease H yields MSKKKYYVVWNGRNTGIFDTWAECEKQVKGFQGAKFKSFPTKTEAELAFKGGSAPKSSSSKGRIKKQPVDLENEEVIWDSVSVDVGCRGNPGIVEYKGVHTKTGEIIFAHDEIHIGTNNMGEFLAIVHALAYLKQRGETTPVYSDSETAIKWVRSKKANSTLKRDKDTEYIWSLVDRAEKWLQTNAYENKILKWKTEKWGEIKADYGRK; encoded by the coding sequence ATGAGTAAAAAAAAATACTATGTAGTCTGGAACGGGAGAAATACTGGAATATTTGATACATGGGCAGAATGTGAAAAACAAGTCAAAGGTTTTCAAGGCGCAAAATTCAAGTCGTTTCCAACTAAAACAGAAGCCGAACTAGCATTCAAAGGTGGTTCAGCACCAAAATCAAGTTCAAGTAAAGGAAGAATAAAGAAACAACCAGTAGATTTGGAGAACGAAGAAGTCATTTGGGACAGCGTATCTGTTGATGTAGGGTGCAGAGGAAATCCTGGAATCGTTGAATACAAAGGAGTTCATACAAAAACGGGTGAAATTATTTTTGCACACGATGAAATCCATATTGGTACAAACAACATGGGCGAATTTCTTGCTATCGTTCATGCACTTGCCTATTTGAAGCAAAGAGGGGAGACGACTCCTGTGTATTCTGATTCTGAAACGGCGATTAAATGGGTCCGTTCAAAAAAAGCAAACTCTACGCTAAAGCGAGATAAAGACACTGAATACATCTGGTCGCTTGTGGATAGAGCCGAGAAATGGTTGCAGACGAATGCATATGAAAATAAAATTCTGAAATGGAAAACGGAAAAATGGGGAGAAATTAAAGCGGATTACGGAAGAAAGTAA
- a CDS encoding aldehyde dehydrogenase gives MGTFATLLQKQRAYFFDGEPKDVEFRIEQIKKLKSMIKENEQEILTALKQDLNKSEHEAFLTEISYLYSEINEVLKNIRKWVKPVKVRTTLTNVGSKSMIYRVPYGVTLIIAPWNYPFQLAIAPLIGAIAAGNCAVIKPSEHTPHTSRLVHQLISKHFDEKYVAVVEGEVETSQALLEERFDHIFFTGSVEVGKLVMEAAAKYLTPVTLELGGKSPTIIHDDANIDLAAKRIVWGKFINAGQTCIAPDYLLVQETVKTAFLKKLVHYIEEMYGDETMLADRYPTIVNEKHVDRLESYLYNGTVLHGGHIDKDKRWVAPTILDDVQLDSPVMKEEIFGPILPVLTYKTIEQAIDIIRDRPNPLALYLFTEDRQLQETIIEQVSFGGGCINDTVYHFASPDMPFGGVGESGHGAYHGERSFLTFSHEKSILRQTTKFDIPLRYLHKKGTYALVKKLLS, from the coding sequence ATGGGTACATTTGCGACATTACTTCAGAAACAAAGAGCTTATTTTTTTGATGGCGAACCGAAAGACGTTGAATTTCGAATTGAACAAATAAAAAAGCTAAAAAGCATGATTAAAGAAAATGAACAAGAGATTCTCACGGCCTTAAAACAAGATTTAAATAAATCTGAGCATGAAGCTTTTCTTACGGAGATTAGTTATTTATATAGTGAGATAAATGAAGTTTTGAAGAATATTCGCAAATGGGTAAAACCCGTAAAAGTCCGAACAACTCTAACAAACGTCGGTTCTAAAAGTATGATATATCGCGTTCCCTATGGGGTCACCTTAATCATTGCCCCTTGGAATTATCCATTTCAATTAGCCATTGCTCCGTTAATTGGTGCCATAGCTGCTGGGAATTGCGCTGTCATTAAACCATCTGAACATACGCCGCATACATCTCGTCTCGTCCATCAATTGATAAGCAAACACTTCGATGAAAAATATGTTGCTGTTGTAGAAGGTGAAGTTGAAACAAGCCAAGCCCTTTTAGAAGAAAGGTTTGACCATATTTTTTTCACTGGAAGTGTCGAGGTTGGTAAGTTAGTAATGGAAGCAGCAGCAAAGTATCTAACTCCTGTTACATTGGAGCTGGGTGGGAAAAGTCCTACGATTATTCACGATGATGCAAACATTGACTTGGCTGCAAAACGAATAGTGTGGGGGAAATTCATTAATGCTGGACAAACGTGCATAGCTCCAGATTATCTTTTAGTTCAAGAAACGGTGAAAACAGCATTTTTAAAGAAGCTCGTACATTATATTGAAGAAATGTATGGCGATGAAACGATGTTGGCTGACAGATACCCAACCATTGTCAACGAAAAGCATGTCGACAGGCTAGAAAGTTATTTATATAATGGCACAGTTCTTCATGGGGGGCATATTGATAAGGACAAGCGCTGGGTAGCACCAACGATTCTCGATGATGTCCAATTGGATTCGCCTGTGATGAAAGAAGAGATATTTGGACCTATCCTACCAGTGTTAACGTATAAGACGATTGAACAGGCTATTGATATTATAAGAGACCGTCCGAACCCACTAGCCTTATATCTATTTACAGAAGATAGACAATTACAAGAAACGATCATTGAGCAAGTTTCCTTTGGTGGAGGCTGTATCAATGATACGGTGTACCATTTTGCTTCTCCAGATATGCCGTTTGGAGGAGTTGGAGAAAGTGGACATGGGGCTTATCATGGAGAGCGTAGCTTTTTAACCTTTTCCCATGAGAAAAGCATACTAAGACAAACGACCAAGTTTGATATTCCCCTTCGATATCTTCATAAAAAAGGGACATATGCACTTGTTAAAAAGTTACTTTCTTAA
- a CDS encoding small acid-soluble spore protein H, whose amino-acid sequence MDAQRAQELSESPKMANVTYNGQRIFIEHVDETQGQATIHPIDDPTQKLSVSVNELTEQ is encoded by the coding sequence ATGGACGCTCAAAGAGCACAAGAACTTTCAGAATCACCTAAAATGGCCAATGTCACGTACAATGGCCAACGTATTTTCATTGAACATGTCGATGAAACCCAAGGACAAGCAACAATCCACCCGATAGATGACCCTACTCAAAAACTAAGTGTTTCTGTAAACGAATTAACTGAACAGTAG